A genome region from Sebastes umbrosus isolate fSebUmb1 chromosome 22, fSebUmb1.pri, whole genome shotgun sequence includes the following:
- the LOC119481655 gene encoding oxysterol-binding protein 1-like isoform X1: MSEPKTPTPTPAGDTYKGWVFKWTNYIKGYQRRWFVLSNGLLSYYRTQAEMGHTCRGTINLATATITVDDACNFVISNGGAQTYHLKASCEVERQRWITALELAKAKAARMQAESDDSGDDFSLSSPPTAPGQGGGSQNSEVQSALRTLGSKVEDLSTCNDLISKHGSALQRSLSELDSLRLTGEAGDKIRQVTERATLFRITSNAMINACRDFLALAQAHSKRWQKALQAERDQRVRLEETLEQLAKQHNHLERAFRGAAQANATADNKSASGPGKGEASDEDDDNEFFDAMEEAPEFITVPADPQFHKRSSSNISGFNSEMCPDDQSLNEEPLAMNQESPSQELVPLKKRRSRIADKPNYSLNLWSIMKNCIGKELSKIPMPVNFNEPISMLQRLSEDLEYHELLDKASKCHSSLEQMCYVAAFSVSSYSTTVYRTGKPFNPLLGETYELDRRRESGYRSLCEQVSHHPPAAAHHVISDRGWTLRQEITVASKFRGKYLSIMPLGTIHAIFEKGNNHYTWKKVTTTVHNIIVGKLWIDQSGEIDVVNHTTGDRCHLKFAPYSYFSRDVARKVTGVVMDKDGKAHYVLSGTWDEKMEFSRVMQSSRGGENGTEGKQKTVYQTLKAREVWRRNPLPEGAETMYYFTDLALTLNELEEGVAPTDSRRRPDQRLMEEGRWDEANSEKQRLEEKQRSVRREREREAASQRTSSQSEEAVDEDSLTDPSLKSPPHDSYEANWFERGEDRITGEQIHIYKGGYWEAKDRGSWEGCLDIF, encoded by the exons ATGTCGGAGCCCAAGACCCCCACTCCCACTCCTGCTGGCGACACATACAAAGGATGGGTGTTCAAGTGGACAAATTACATCAAGGGTTATCAGCGGAGGTGGTTTGTCCTGAGCAATGGGCTGTTGTCATACTACAG GACCCAGGCGGAGATGGGCCACACCTGTCGAGGCACAATCAACCTGGCCACAGCAACCATCACCGTGGACGACGCCTGCAACTTTGTCATCTCCAACGGCGGGGCACAGACGTATCACCTGAAGGCCAGCTGCGAAGTGGAACGTCAGCGCTGGATCACCGCGCTGGAACTGGCCAAAGCCAAGGCGGCCCGCATGCAGGCTGAGTCAG ACGACTCGGGGGACGACTTTTCCCTGTCTTCCCCGCCGACGGCACCGGGACAAGGCGGCGGGTCACAGAATTCAGAAGTTCAGTCTGCTCTCAGAACACTAGGCAGCAAGGTGGAGGATCTCAGCACGTGCAACGACCTAATTTCAAAGCATGGCTCTGCCCTCCAGAG ATCTTTGTCAGAACTGGACAGTTTGCGTCTGACCGGAGAGGCCGGGGATAAGATTCGTCAGGTGACAGAGAGGGCCACGCTTTTCCGCATCACCTCTAACGCCATGATTAAT GCGTGCCGAGACTTCCTCGCGTTGGCTCAGGCTCACAGCAAGCGATGGCAGAAGGCCCTGCAAGCAGAGCGGGACCAGCGGGTCAGGCTGGAGGAGACTTTGGAGCAACTGGCCAAGCAGCACAACCACCTGGAGCGAGCGTTCAGAGGGGCCGCACAGGCTAACGCTACCGCAGACAATAAAA gtGCTTCCGGGCCGGGAAAAGGCGAGGCCAGCGACGAGGACGACGACAACGAGTTCTTCGATGCCATGGAAGAGGCACCCGAGTTCATCACTGTGCCCGCAGATCCTCAGTTTCACAA AAGGTCGAGCAGTAACATCAGCGGTTTCAACAGTGAAATGTGTCCTGATGATCAGTCG CTCAACGAGGAGCCTTTAGCGATGAACCAGGAATCTCCCTCGCAGGAGCTGGTACCCCTGAAGAAGAGGCGGTCACGCATTGCGGATAAACCCAACTACTCCCTCAACCTGTGGAGTATCATGAAGAACTGCATTGGCAAAGAGCTATCCAAGATCCCAATGCCT GTAAACTTCAACGAGCCCATTTCCATGCTGCAGCGGTTGTCGGAGGACCTCGAGTACCACGAGCTGCTGGACAAGGCCTCCAAGTGCCACAGTTCGCTGGAGCAGATGTGCTACGTGGCCGCCTTCTCCGTGTCCTCGTACTCGACCACCGTCTACCGCACGGGCAAGCCCTTCAACCCCTTGCTGGGGGAGACCTACGAGCTGGACCGCCGGAGAGAGAGCGGCTACCGCTCCCTCTGCGAGCAG GTGAGTCATCACCCCCCCGCCGCAGCGCACCATGTGATCTCCGATCGTGGCTGGACCTTGAGGCAGGAAATCACCGTTGCCAGCAAGTTCAGGGGCAAATACCTCTCCATCATGCCTTTAG GCACAATTCACGCCATATTTGAAAAGGGCAACAATCACTACACATGGAAGAAAGTTACCACCACAGTGCACAACATCATCGTAGGGAAACTATGGATCGATCAG TCAGGAGAGATAGACGTGGTGAACCACACCACCGGAGACCGCTGCCACTTGAAGTTTGCTCCTTACAGCTACTTCTCCAGAGATGTGGCCAGGAAG gTAACAGGTGTGGTGATGGACAAGGACGGCAAGGCCCACTACGTGCTGTCAGGCACGTGGGATGAGAAGATGGAGTTTTCCCGGGtgatgcagagcagcagaggaggagagaatggCACCGAGGGCAAACAGAAGACGGTCTATCAAACCCTCAAAGCCAGAGAAGTTTGGAGGAGGAACCCTCTACC TGAGGGAGCGGAGACCATGTACTACTTCACCGACTTGGCGCTGACCCTAAACGAGCTCGAGGAGGGCGTGGCGCCCACCGACAGCCGGCGCCGGCCCGACCAGCGCCTCATGGAGGAGGGCCGCTGGGACGAGGCCAACTCGGAGAAGCAGCGGCTGGAGGAGAAGCAGCGCAGCGTCcggcgggagagagagagggaagctgCCAGCCAACGCACCTCCAGCCAGTCAGAAGAAG CTGTCGATGAGGACTCTCTAACTGATCCGTCCTTAAAAA GCCCACCTCATGACAGCTACGAGGCAAATTGGTTCGAGCGCGGCGAGGACCGGATCACAGGTGAGCAAATCCATATCTATAAGGGAGGATACTGGGAAGCGAAGGACCGCGGCAGCTGGGAGGGCTGTCTGGATATATTTTGA
- the LOC119481655 gene encoding oxysterol-binding protein 1-like isoform X2, with translation MSEPKTPTPTPAGDTYKGWVFKWTNYIKGYQRRWFVLSNGLLSYYRTQAEMGHTCRGTINLATATITVDDACNFVISNGGAQTYHLKASCEVERQRWITALELAKAKAARMQAESDDSGDDFSLSSPPTAPGQGGGSQNSEVQSALRTLGSKVEDLSTCNDLISKHGSALQRSLSELDSLRLTGEAGDKIRQVTERATLFRITSNAMINACRDFLALAQAHSKRWQKALQAERDQRVRLEETLEQLAKQHNHLERAFRGAAQANATADNKSASGPGKGEASDEDDDNEFFDAMEEAPEFITVPADPQFHKRSSSNISGFNSEMCPDDQSLNEEPLAMNQESPSQELVPLKKRRSRIADKPNYSLNLWSIMKNCIGKELSKIPMPVNFNEPISMLQRLSEDLEYHELLDKASKCHSSLEQMCYVAAFSVSSYSTTVYRTGKPFNPLLGETYELDRRRESGYRSLCEQVSHHPPAAAHHVISDRGWTLRQEITVASKFRGKYLSIMPLGTIHAIFEKGNNHYTWKKVTTTVHNIIVGKLWIDQSGEIDVVNHTTGDRCHLKFAPYSYFSRDVARKVTGVVMDKDGKAHYVLSGTWDEKMEFSRVMQSSRGGENGTEGKQKTVYQTLKAREVWRRNPLPEGAETMYYFTDLALTLNELEEGVAPTDSRRRPDQRLMEEGRWDEANSEKQRLEEKQRSVRREREREAASQRTSSQSEEGPPHDSYEANWFERGEDRITGEQIHIYKGGYWEAKDRGSWEGCLDIF, from the exons ATGTCGGAGCCCAAGACCCCCACTCCCACTCCTGCTGGCGACACATACAAAGGATGGGTGTTCAAGTGGACAAATTACATCAAGGGTTATCAGCGGAGGTGGTTTGTCCTGAGCAATGGGCTGTTGTCATACTACAG GACCCAGGCGGAGATGGGCCACACCTGTCGAGGCACAATCAACCTGGCCACAGCAACCATCACCGTGGACGACGCCTGCAACTTTGTCATCTCCAACGGCGGGGCACAGACGTATCACCTGAAGGCCAGCTGCGAAGTGGAACGTCAGCGCTGGATCACCGCGCTGGAACTGGCCAAAGCCAAGGCGGCCCGCATGCAGGCTGAGTCAG ACGACTCGGGGGACGACTTTTCCCTGTCTTCCCCGCCGACGGCACCGGGACAAGGCGGCGGGTCACAGAATTCAGAAGTTCAGTCTGCTCTCAGAACACTAGGCAGCAAGGTGGAGGATCTCAGCACGTGCAACGACCTAATTTCAAAGCATGGCTCTGCCCTCCAGAG ATCTTTGTCAGAACTGGACAGTTTGCGTCTGACCGGAGAGGCCGGGGATAAGATTCGTCAGGTGACAGAGAGGGCCACGCTTTTCCGCATCACCTCTAACGCCATGATTAAT GCGTGCCGAGACTTCCTCGCGTTGGCTCAGGCTCACAGCAAGCGATGGCAGAAGGCCCTGCAAGCAGAGCGGGACCAGCGGGTCAGGCTGGAGGAGACTTTGGAGCAACTGGCCAAGCAGCACAACCACCTGGAGCGAGCGTTCAGAGGGGCCGCACAGGCTAACGCTACCGCAGACAATAAAA gtGCTTCCGGGCCGGGAAAAGGCGAGGCCAGCGACGAGGACGACGACAACGAGTTCTTCGATGCCATGGAAGAGGCACCCGAGTTCATCACTGTGCCCGCAGATCCTCAGTTTCACAA AAGGTCGAGCAGTAACATCAGCGGTTTCAACAGTGAAATGTGTCCTGATGATCAGTCG CTCAACGAGGAGCCTTTAGCGATGAACCAGGAATCTCCCTCGCAGGAGCTGGTACCCCTGAAGAAGAGGCGGTCACGCATTGCGGATAAACCCAACTACTCCCTCAACCTGTGGAGTATCATGAAGAACTGCATTGGCAAAGAGCTATCCAAGATCCCAATGCCT GTAAACTTCAACGAGCCCATTTCCATGCTGCAGCGGTTGTCGGAGGACCTCGAGTACCACGAGCTGCTGGACAAGGCCTCCAAGTGCCACAGTTCGCTGGAGCAGATGTGCTACGTGGCCGCCTTCTCCGTGTCCTCGTACTCGACCACCGTCTACCGCACGGGCAAGCCCTTCAACCCCTTGCTGGGGGAGACCTACGAGCTGGACCGCCGGAGAGAGAGCGGCTACCGCTCCCTCTGCGAGCAG GTGAGTCATCACCCCCCCGCCGCAGCGCACCATGTGATCTCCGATCGTGGCTGGACCTTGAGGCAGGAAATCACCGTTGCCAGCAAGTTCAGGGGCAAATACCTCTCCATCATGCCTTTAG GCACAATTCACGCCATATTTGAAAAGGGCAACAATCACTACACATGGAAGAAAGTTACCACCACAGTGCACAACATCATCGTAGGGAAACTATGGATCGATCAG TCAGGAGAGATAGACGTGGTGAACCACACCACCGGAGACCGCTGCCACTTGAAGTTTGCTCCTTACAGCTACTTCTCCAGAGATGTGGCCAGGAAG gTAACAGGTGTGGTGATGGACAAGGACGGCAAGGCCCACTACGTGCTGTCAGGCACGTGGGATGAGAAGATGGAGTTTTCCCGGGtgatgcagagcagcagaggaggagagaatggCACCGAGGGCAAACAGAAGACGGTCTATCAAACCCTCAAAGCCAGAGAAGTTTGGAGGAGGAACCCTCTACC TGAGGGAGCGGAGACCATGTACTACTTCACCGACTTGGCGCTGACCCTAAACGAGCTCGAGGAGGGCGTGGCGCCCACCGACAGCCGGCGCCGGCCCGACCAGCGCCTCATGGAGGAGGGCCGCTGGGACGAGGCCAACTCGGAGAAGCAGCGGCTGGAGGAGAAGCAGCGCAGCGTCcggcgggagagagagagggaagctgCCAGCCAACGCACCTCCAGCCAGTCAGAAGAAG GCCCACCTCATGACAGCTACGAGGCAAATTGGTTCGAGCGCGGCGAGGACCGGATCACAGGTGAGCAAATCCATATCTATAAGGGAGGATACTGGGAAGCGAAGGACCGCGGCAGCTGGGAGGGCTGTCTGGATATATTTTGA
- the LOC119481689 gene encoding N-acyl-aromatic-L-amino acid amidohydrolase (carboxylate-forming) B-like, producing MEMDKAVCLPRLPRVAVCGGTHGNELSGVYLVRELLKMEKKGMGKEEEEEEPLSVLKVLSNPRAMQQCRRYADTDLNRCFTHATLSGPISDAAPYEMIRSRELNATLGPKGSPEAVDLVCDLHNTTANMGLCLIAYSDHDWICLHIFRHLQRQMPDIPMRYIHFDVSNKESYSLDSVGKHGFAMEIGPQPHGVVRSNIYTAMKVGVQHVLDWVRFFNSGTIFEGGFADVFTMIKHIDYPRDSETRNITAAIHPQLQDRDFCLLHPEDPLFQTFSGETLRYRGKEPLYPFFINESAYYEKGIALSLARKRRVMIPAIRVQTEQEQQADVQEFASEEEE from the exons ATGGAGATGGACAAGGCGGTGTGTTTGCCGAGGTTGCCCCGGGTCGCTGTGTGCGGCGGTACCCATGGCAACGAGCTGTCTGGGGTGTACTTGGTGAGAGAGCTGCTGAAGATGGAGAAGAAAGGGatggggaaggaggaggaagaggaggagcctCTGTCGGTGCTGAAGGTGCTGTCGAACCCGCGGGCCATGCAGCAGTGCCGCAGATATGCCGACACCGACCTCAACCGCTGCTTCACCCACGCCACCCTCAG cgGTCCCATATCAGACGCTGCCCCCTACGAGATGATCAGATCCCGAGAACTGAACGCCACGCTGGGACCTAAAGGAAGTCCCGAGGCGGTAGATCTCGTTTGCGACCTCCACAACACCACCGCCAACATGGGCCTGTGCCTCATCGCGTACTCTGACCACGACTGGATCTGCCTGCACATATTCAGACACCTGCAG AGGCAGATGCCAGATATACCAATGAGGTACATCCATTTTGATGTCTCCAATAAAGAATCATATTCCCTTGATTCAGTGGGAAAACATGGCTTTG CCATGGAGATCGGCCCCCAGCCCCACGGTGTGGTGAGGTCAAACATCTATACGGCAATGAAAGTTGGCGTGCAGCACGTGCTCGATTGGGTCCGTTTCTTCAACTCAG GTACTATTTTTGAAGGAGGATTTGCGGACGTATTCACCATGATTAAACACATCGACTACCCAAGAGACAGTGAGACTCGTAACATCACAGCAGCCATTCATCCTCAACTCCAG GACCGAGACTTCTGCCTGCTCCACCCCGAAGACCCCCTGTTCCAGACTTTCTCAGGTGAAACTCTGAGGTACAGAGGCAAAGAACCTCTTTATCCTTTCTTCATCAATGAAAGTGCTTACTACGAGAAGGGCATCGCTCTCTCCCTGGCAAGAAAAAGGCGCGTGATGATCCCTGCGATCCGGGTGCAGACAGAACAGGAGCAACAAGCTGACGTACAGGAGTTTGcatcagaggaagaggagtga